Sequence from the Flavobacterium sp. TR2 genome:
CATCCGAAAGTTCATTTTATAGATCCTGCTTTTGGTTTATTAAAAGAAGAACAGGTTTCTAAAATGTGGGAAATGCTGCTTTTAAAGAGTAAAGGCAATTTAAAAATTGAATTTTCAAATGTTAAGGCAGACGAAACTACCGGTTCAGCAACTTGGATCGCTACTTACAATTTTAGCAAGACAAACAGAAAAGTCATCAATAAAATTTCAGCCGAATTTATCTTTCAAGACGGATTAATTATCAAACATACTGATAATTTTGATGTTTGGAAATGGTCGAAACAAGCATTTGGCATTACTGGTTATCTGTTAGGCTGGACAGGTTTTTTTCAGAAAAAAGTGCAGGCACAAGCACTTTCAGCATTAAAACAGTTTCAGAACGCCAATTAAAATATACTGCTTTCTATTTGGTCTAGAATCTAAATATTAGCCTTACGCCCCGATTATAATTATTTTGTTGCTCATTATTTTGCTA
This genomic interval carries:
- a CDS encoding nuclear transport factor 2 family protein → MNSNEALIAKFYTAFANADAKTMSECYHPKVHFIDPAFGLLKEEQVSKMWEMLLLKSKGNLKIEFSNVKADETTGSATWIATYNFSKTNRKVINKISAEFIFQDGLIIKHTDNFDVWKWSKQAFGITGYLLGWTGFFQKKVQAQALSALKQFQNAN